The Candidatus Lernaella stagnicola DNA window GATCGTCGAGGCGGGCGTGACGTCCAACTCGGTGATTTACGTCAAGGACGGCGTCACCGTCGGCATCGGCACCGGCGAGCAAGACCGTGTCGGCGTGGCGCGTATCGCCCGCGACAAGGCTTACCGCAAGCTGAGCGAACGGTACGCTTTTGAACGCCACGAGCAGTCGCTTGATCTGCTGGCGGAAAAGGATCCCGACGCCGCGGCGGCCATCGAGGCGGAAGTCACGCAGCAGCGCGGCGGCCTGCCGGGCAGCGTCATGGTTTCCGACGCCTTCTTCCCCTTCCGCGACGGCATCGACGTCGGCCTGGGGGAGGGCGTGAAGGCGGTCATTCAGCCGGGCGGCTCGATCAAGGACTACCAATCGATTCAAGCCTGCAACGAAAACGGCGCAACGATGGTCTTTACCGGCCAGCGCTCGTTCAGGCACTAGCCGAAACCAAAACGCCACCAATTTGTAACGTTTGCGCGATGTGATATTGTGCAGGTCACGCCATTGATGTGTCTTCCGCAGAGAAAAACTCGACTTAAGGAGAAGAGATGTGAATGCACGTGGCTGGTTGTTCCTGATATTGGCGTCGCTGGTGTTTCTCGTCGCCTGCGGCTGCGAGGGTGATTCGTCCGGTGACGATGGAAATCGCCCGGTCGACGATGATGATGACAATAACGACAACGATGACAACAACGACAACGACGATTCCACACCGCCATGTCCCTGTCTAATCGAAGGGAATTGTTACGGGGAGGGTGAACCCAATCCATACGAATCTTGCTTGATTTGCGATTCGACAACGAGTCCCGACGCTTGGACCCCGGCCGACGGCGCGCCGTGCGACGACGGCAACTTTTGTAACGGCGCCGACCTCTGCGCGAGCGGAACGTGCGGTGATCATGCGGGCAACCCCTGTTCCGACGACGGCCTGTGGTGCAATGGCGCCGAGTTATGCGACGAGAGCAATCACGCATGCCTGCAAGTGAGCGTGCCAAGCTGCCCCGACGACGGCGTTTTCTGCAACGGGGCCGAGTTCTGCAACGACGACTTCGACGTTTGCGACCGCGGCGGCGACCCCTGCGCGGCCGCCGCCGAATGGTGCGATGAGGAAAACGAGGCGTGTCTGGCGGTTTTCTGCCGCGCCACCGCTTTTGAATCAATCGAGACCTGCGGTCGAACGCTGGTGGATCTCGAAGGCCGGCCGCAAAACGTCGAAGAATTGACCACCTGGTGCGAAATTTCCGAAGCGATATTCGCCGCTAAGAACGAGCACGCTTCACCTTTCTGGAGTTGCTGGAGCGATTGCATTTTCGAAATGAATTGCAGCGCCGATTGTTTCGAGGCGTGCCTACATCCGGTCGATCCGGGCGGCGGCTGCGGCCACATCGCCCACGAGTTGTATGCCTGCGACGTTCGCTTCGAGTACCAGTTTTTGCAGCCTCAATACGTGCCGGAATTGGACGTGATCGAGACCTGTGATTGGCTCCAGGATGATCGTTATGCGTGTTTCGATGATTGCCTTTGGTCGTATCCGTGTGCCGGCGGCGGCGGACAATACAACTGGGAGCCCTATGACCTAACTTCCTGTGTGGATTGGTGTGAGCCCAAGCCGGCGGTTGTCTTTGACGGGCAAACCGGCGCTGCGGAAATTCCCCAAGGTTCCGTGGTCCAAGTGGATGACTTCCTCGTTTCTCTTTATTTCCGGTTCGACGGCGGTCTGCCGGAAAACGGCGACTCAACGGGGATCGCCGGCTGTTTGAATCTCGGAACCGACGCCGCGGACTCGCCGGCCGGCTGGGAGTACCGCGTCGTGCGCGACGATCAGTGGTGGGGCGAAACCTACTACCTGGTGTTCGCCATGGCGGATGCGAATTCGGGCGAAATCGTGGAATTGACGTCGGAGTGGGAAATCGAAGTCGGCGAATGGCACGCGGCGATGGCCGGTGAATTATGGGGCGATGATACGACGATCATGCGCGTGGACGGCGTGTTGGAAGCAACCGAAGACCGAGACACCCGGTTGACGATGGATGACACGCCGCTCTGGCTCGGTCGGTCGTCGGACGGCCAGGGCATTCCTTTCCACGGCGCGGTCGACGAAGTGCACTTGGGCCACGGAATTGGTGTTATGTGGTCGGACCGCACCATTGCCTGGTGGCGGCTGGATGAAGGATTCGGCGGCCTAGTCCACGATCTGGGGGAGCACGATTTCACGGGCCAACTTGTCGGTGGCTACGAATGGATAGAACGTCCGGCGCGACATACCCTGATTAGTTCCGCCCAGGGAAATCCGAGCGCGGAGTCGGTCGGTCGAAACGCACGAATCGCGGAAGAACTGCATTACGAAAACACCGGCGGCGCCAACGGTGGGTACTACACGGACGACTTGGACGATTTGCTCGCATTTGACCGCAATCTCACCGACGACCCAAACGTGACTTTCTTGTTCGGCGAAGCGAATTGTTCGGGTTACACGTTCAATACGTCACACGTGAATGGAAACATTACCTTCCATATGACCGACTGACTCGCCGCAAACGGCCGCATCGACATGCGACTCGCTTTGAATTTGTTTTCCGGAGGCGACGTGCTATCGTCATCCTAGCTTTTTCCCATTTTGAAAGGAGTTGCTAATGCGCACTCGTTTTCTAGCGGCCGTGATTTTGGCCCTATTTCTGATTATTCCAGCGTGCGCCGACAGCGACAACAATGATGATGCCAGCCCGAATGCCGGTGACGACGACATGGACGACGACACATCCGATGACGACACCTTCCTTCCCGATGACGACACTACCAACGACGACGATGACGACGACAATGACGATAACGATAACAATGACAACAACGACACTTCACCCCCCTTGCCTGAGGGCATTTACGTAAGTACCGAGGGCGACGACGCCAATCCCGGCACGCCCGATCTACCAATGCGGACGATCGAGGCGGCCCTGTCGGTCGCCGAGGCAGCCGATGTGCCCGTGCGCGTCGCCGCAGGCGAGTACCAGGCAAGCCTCGAAACCACCGTATCGATGTACGGCGGCTACAACCCCCACAACTGGAGGCGAAATATTGCCGCCAACGAAACGACAATCGTCGGGTTGTTCGGCGTCAGTCTGTATGTGTGGGGAGGTATCGAGACGGAAACGGTCGTGGATGGCTTCTCGATTTCGGCGACCGGTCCCGCCTCCGGAGCCGCGCAGACCGTGTTCCTTGATGGCGGCAAAATCACCTTCTCGCACAACACCGTGACCGGCCACGACGCCGCGGTCGATGGTTACGCCAACGGCGTGTCCATAAATGGGGAAGGAGATTTCCACATTCTGCGCAACCGTATCAAGGGCGGCAATTCCAGCGGCGAGTTTGCCAAGTCGTTCGGTTTGTCCATCGCCAGCCACAACGGACAGGTCAACGTCGAAGGCAATTCGATTTACGGCGGGCGGGCCGTCGATACAAGCGAAAGCGGGCTTTCGTGCGGCATCGGCGTCGAGGCCGTGAACAGCGAAGTGTTGATTCAACGCAACGTTATCGGCGCCGGTTACGCCCAGGGCCTCTACGCGGCGTTTACCGACGGCGTGGACATCGTCGACGGTGAGGTGACGCTGGTCAATAACATCATCACATCCGGCGCCGCGGGCGGTAGCCCCGTGACGATCGCTGCCGGCATCCACACGTACGCCACAGCGCCGCCGCCGCTCATGCTGCACAACACGATTCATCCCGGCCTCGCCCTGTATGCTTTCGCGGTACAACTCGAAGGCGACGCGACGATGATCGGCAACGCCTTGCATATTGCGCCGGGGATTTTCGCCTCGGTGTTCGCCACCCAAGCGTCGAGCGCCGGGCGGATCGTCATCATCGGCAACAACCTGCAATGCCTCGGCTGGACATGCGTGCTCGGCTCGGTCGGCACCGATATCCCGTTGATTACCGTGCGCGGCGTCAATG harbors:
- a CDS encoding right-handed parallel beta-helix repeat-containing protein, producing the protein MRTRFLAAVILALFLIIPACADSDNNDDASPNAGDDDMDDDTSDDDTFLPDDDTTNDDDDDDNDDNDNNDNNDTSPPLPEGIYVSTEGDDANPGTPDLPMRTIEAALSVAEAADVPVRVAAGEYQASLETTVSMYGGYNPHNWRRNIAANETTIVGLFGVSLYVWGGIETETVVDGFSISATGPASGAAQTVFLDGGKITFSHNTVTGHDAAVDGYANGVSINGEGDFHILRNRIKGGNSSGEFAKSFGLSIASHNGQVNVEGNSIYGGRAVDTSESGLSCGIGVEAVNSEVLIQRNVIGAGYAQGLYAAFTDGVDIVDGEVTLVNNIITSGAAGGSPVTIAAGIHTYATAPPPLMLHNTIHPGLALYAFAVQLEGDATMIGNALHIAPGIFASVFATQASSAGRIVIIGNNLQCLGWTCVLGSVGTDIPLITVRGVNACDWPGCLEAHDNISEASAFAGMLDFHLTATSALIDAGVDPTAWYDGDPLYVDIDGEARPVGEGWDIGADEAPVAVW
- a CDS encoding LamG-like jellyroll fold domain-containing protein, which gives rise to MNARGWLFLILASLVFLVACGCEGDSSGDDGNRPVDDDDDNNDNDDNNDNDDSTPPCPCLIEGNCYGEGEPNPYESCLICDSTTSPDAWTPADGAPCDDGNFCNGADLCASGTCGDHAGNPCSDDGLWCNGAELCDESNHACLQVSVPSCPDDGVFCNGAEFCNDDFDVCDRGGDPCAAAAEWCDEENEACLAVFCRATAFESIETCGRTLVDLEGRPQNVEELTTWCEISEAIFAAKNEHASPFWSCWSDCIFEMNCSADCFEACLHPVDPGGGCGHIAHELYACDVRFEYQFLQPQYVPELDVIETCDWLQDDRYACFDDCLWSYPCAGGGGQYNWEPYDLTSCVDWCEPKPAVVFDGQTGAAEIPQGSVVQVDDFLVSLYFRFDGGLPENGDSTGIAGCLNLGTDAADSPAGWEYRVVRDDQWWGETYYLVFAMADANSGEIVELTSEWEIEVGEWHAAMAGELWGDDTTIMRVDGVLEATEDRDTRLTMDDTPLWLGRSSDGQGIPFHGAVDEVHLGHGIGVMWSDRTIAWWRLDEGFGGLVHDLGEHDFTGQLVGGYEWIERPARHTLISSAQGNPSAESVGRNARIAEELHYENTGGANGGYYTDDLDDLLAFDRNLTDDPNVTFLFGEANCSGYTFNTSHVNGNITFHMTD